Proteins encoded together in one Peribacillus asahii window:
- a CDS encoding ring-cleaving dioxygenase yields MNELKGLHHVTAITSSAERIYEFFTYVLGMRLVKKTVNQDDIKTYHLYFTDDVGSPGTDMTFFDFPGIPKGVHGTNEISKTSFRVPTDAALDYWVKRFDKYEVKHTGIKEQFGKKTLSFVDFDDQQYQLISDEHNQGVASGTPWQKGPIPLEYAITGLGPIFVRTSYYDYFKEVLEKVFFMREVAGEGSFHLFEMGEGGNGAQVIVEYNTILPQARQGFGTVHHTAFRVDERTDLDAWQQRLHEFQLRNSGYVERYYFGSLYTNVAPSILFELATDGPGFMEDERYETLGEKLSLPPFFEPKREQIEKIVRPIDTVRSTLTIEKEYL; encoded by the coding sequence ATGAACGAATTAAAAGGACTTCATCACGTAACAGCAATTACAAGCAGTGCAGAAAGGATTTATGAATTTTTTACTTATGTATTAGGTATGCGTTTAGTAAAGAAAACGGTGAACCAAGATGATATCAAAACATATCACTTATATTTCACAGATGATGTTGGTAGTCCAGGAACAGATATGACATTCTTCGATTTTCCTGGCATTCCGAAAGGGGTACATGGCACGAACGAAATTTCAAAAACGTCTTTCCGTGTACCAACTGATGCAGCATTAGATTATTGGGTAAAACGTTTTGATAAATACGAAGTAAAACATACAGGCATTAAAGAGCAATTTGGTAAGAAGACATTATCTTTTGTTGATTTTGATGATCAACAGTATCAACTCATTTCAGATGAACATAATCAAGGTGTCGCTTCTGGAACACCATGGCAAAAAGGACCGATTCCGTTAGAATATGCGATTACAGGGTTAGGACCAATTTTCGTTCGTACCTCTTATTATGATTATTTTAAAGAAGTGCTGGAGAAAGTGTTCTTCATGAGAGAAGTTGCCGGGGAAGGTTCCTTCCACTTATTTGAGATGGGTGAAGGCGGAAACGGTGCACAAGTAATCGTCGAATATAATACAATTCTTCCGCAAGCTCGACAAGGCTTTGGTACAGTTCATCATACAGCATTCCGAGTGGATGAACGTACAGATTTAGATGCATGGCAACAACGTTTACATGAATTCCAATTACGAAACTCAGGTTATGTAGAGCGTTATTATTTTGGATCTTTATATACAAATGTTGCCCCTTCCATCTTATTTGAATTGGCAACGGATGGTCCTGGATTTATGGAGGATGAACGATACGAAACACTTGGTGAAAAATTATCTTTACCGCCATTCTTTGAACCAAAACGTGAACAAATCGAAAAAATAGTGAGACCAATTGATACTGTACGAAGTACGCTGACGATTGAAAAAGAATACTTGTAA
- a CDS encoding 3-hydroxyacyl-CoA dehydrogenase family protein gives MINNIAIIGSGVMGSSIAQSFAASGYSVTINDLNEELLQKSKNRISENLSLTVEEVGLDEEQKQSDLANIYYTTDLEEAVKEADFIIEAIPEVIEWKWELYEKLERIMNADAIVASNTSTFPISRLMEKASFPDRMIITHFFNPGHLVPLVEIVKHPQTKETVVDATLDLIRRIGKSPILLKKEIPGFIANRLQTALMREAFYLLKEDVASARDIDTAITAGPGFRWAFTGPIEIADFGGLDTWQRVFENVAPDLDQSVEAPEIIRELVEQGKLGTKSGEGIYQYDDMLVSQKLNERDRNFIKLGKMKA, from the coding sequence ATGATTAACAATATTGCCATTATTGGTTCGGGTGTAATGGGGAGCAGCATTGCCCAATCTTTTGCAGCTAGTGGTTATTCTGTCACGATAAATGATTTAAATGAAGAGTTGTTACAAAAATCAAAAAATCGGATTTCGGAAAATTTGTCACTGACTGTGGAAGAAGTAGGACTAGATGAGGAACAAAAGCAATCTGATTTAGCGAATATTTACTATACTACAGATTTAGAAGAAGCTGTTAAGGAAGCTGATTTTATCATTGAAGCTATTCCGGAAGTCATTGAGTGGAAGTGGGAGCTTTATGAAAAATTGGAACGAATAATGAATGCGGATGCCATCGTGGCTTCCAATACATCCACGTTTCCAATCTCACGTTTAATGGAAAAGGCTTCTTTTCCAGATCGGATGATAATTACGCATTTCTTTAATCCTGGCCATTTAGTCCCGTTAGTTGAAATTGTGAAGCATCCTCAAACAAAAGAGACGGTTGTTGATGCGACACTGGATCTTATTCGCAGGATTGGGAAATCGCCAATTCTTCTAAAGAAAGAAATTCCTGGATTTATTGCTAATCGTTTGCAGACAGCCTTAATGCGCGAAGCATTTTATTTGTTAAAAGAAGATGTAGCCAGTGCACGGGATATTGATACAGCAATAACGGCTGGACCAGGGTTTCGTTGGGCGTTTACAGGGCCGATTGAAATTGCAGACTTTGGCGGACTGGATACGTGGCAGCGAGTGTTTGAAAATGTAGCTCCTGATTTAGATCAAAGTGTGGAAGCCCCTGAAATCATTCGAGAGTTGGTTGAGCAAGGAAAGCTAGGAACAAAATCAGGGGAAGGCATTTATCAATATGACGATATGCTCGTTTCCCAAAAGCTTAATGAAAGAGACCGCAATTTTATTAAACTGGGAAAAATGAAAGCTTGA
- a CDS encoding nitroreductase family protein — MTKDFYTALKERRSYYGINKEIQVSDERIKEIVEFAVKYTPSAFNSQTARLVVLTGEAHDKLWDITTETLRKVVGEADFTATQQKMDSFKAGYGTVLFFEDEAVVKSLQEQFATYADNFPIWSNQASGMHQLVVWTALEAEGLGASLQHYNPLIDEEVKKEWNIPGEYKLIAQMPFGNPTSPAGEKEFQPLEDRVKFYK; from the coding sequence ATGACGAAAGATTTTTACACTGCATTGAAAGAAAGACGTTCTTACTATGGAATCAATAAAGAGATACAAGTATCTGATGAAAGAATCAAAGAAATTGTTGAATTTGCTGTAAAATATACTCCATCTGCTTTCAACTCCCAAACTGCACGTCTTGTTGTATTAACAGGAGAAGCGCATGATAAATTATGGGACATTACAACTGAAACGTTAAGAAAAGTAGTCGGAGAAGCCGATTTCACAGCTACTCAGCAAAAAATGGATTCCTTTAAAGCTGGATACGGAACAGTATTATTCTTTGAAGATGAAGCAGTAGTTAAATCTCTTCAAGAACAATTCGCTACATACGCTGACAATTTCCCAATCTGGTCAAACCAAGCATCAGGTATGCACCAATTAGTTGTATGGACAGCATTGGAAGCAGAAGGATTAGGAGCTTCTTTACAACATTATAATCCGCTAATTGATGAAGAAGTGAAAAAGGAATGGAATATCCCTGGGGAATATAAATTAATTGCCCAAATGCCATTTGGTAATCCAACTTCTCCAGCGGGTGAAAAAGAATTCCAACCGCTTGAAGATCGTGTTAAATTCTATAAATAA
- a CDS encoding immunity 22 family protein: protein MEKQGWVSIWLGNIKEEDSIGEYVDLTYDEDGESVPSKFFIDFNIDMDETDEDTIEKAVYKNSSSDISTLLDGCSYEEIIIPKIKKSIDLKKSYNAVILIYNFEYNNEITSTDAFDFITSTNYE, encoded by the coding sequence GTGGAAAAACAAGGATGGGTTTCTATTTGGTTAGGTAATATTAAAGAAGAGGACTCTATAGGAGAGTATGTAGATTTAACGTATGATGAGGATGGCGAGTCTGTACCTTCCAAATTTTTCATCGATTTTAATATTGATATGGATGAAACAGATGAGGATACTATAGAAAAAGCGGTCTATAAGAATAGTAGTAGTGATATTTCCACATTATTAGATGGGTGTTCGTATGAAGAAATTATAATCCCAAAAATTAAGAAAAGTATTGACTTAAAAAAATCATATAATGCAGTAATTCTGATATATAACTTTGAGTATAACAATGAAATTACCTCAACTGATGCTTTTGACTTTATTACTTCTACAAATTATGAGTAA
- a CDS encoding ankyrin repeat domain-containing protein: MDKKSVNKAIRNAIKLGDIKEVKQLIGSDKEILDTMTAFGTWLHVAAKKGCFEIVQYLIDEGIDIDARGGTFDASALNLAAGAGHLEIVKYLIEAGAELDVSLAKRNPLFGAIYGGHKEVVEFLVEKGIDISIRYTGESIKDMDAYEYAREFGQTEIAEYLKMKMDKKNK; encoded by the coding sequence TTGGATAAAAAGAGTGTAAACAAAGCAATAAGGAATGCAATTAAACTTGGTGATATTAAAGAGGTAAAACAATTAATAGGTAGTGATAAAGAAATTTTGGACACAATGACTGCATTTGGTACATGGTTACATGTAGCTGCAAAGAAAGGATGTTTTGAAATAGTTCAGTATTTAATTGATGAAGGTATAGATATTGATGCTAGAGGTGGTACATTTGATGCTTCTGCATTAAATTTGGCAGCAGGAGCGGGGCATTTGGAGATAGTAAAGTATTTAATAGAGGCTGGCGCAGAATTAGATGTGAGTTTAGCAAAAAGGAATCCATTATTTGGAGCGATTTATGGTGGTCATAAAGAAGTAGTGGAGTTTCTAGTTGAAAAAGGTATAGATATTTCAATCAGATATACTGGAGAGAGTATTAAGGATATGGATGCATATGAATATGCTAGAGAATTTGGACAAACAGAAATTGCTGAATATCTAAAGATGAAGATGGATAAAAAGAATAAGTAA
- a CDS encoding 3-keto-5-aminohexanoate cleavage protein, with protein MEKLIITVATTGDFATKDHTPYLPTTPQEIADSIYESWQAGAAIAHIHVRDEDGIPTLDLDKYREVRRLLEEKNCDIIINFTTAGGELKDVTKRFPVVELQPEIASYDAGSFNIGPNVFIHTPAMLEQLAEKMLENNVKPELEVFDVGMIHNALRVAKKGLIKPPYFFQFVLGAQGGIPATPETLMFMRDSIPEDAIWSAIGASKDQLMINTMTILLGGHVRVGMEDAVYFRKGELAKTNAQFVKRIVELAETLGREVATPDEAREILGLKVKKPANS; from the coding sequence ATGGAAAAATTAATTATTACGGTAGCTACAACAGGAGATTTTGCAACGAAGGATCACACTCCTTATTTACCAACGACACCACAGGAAATTGCTGATTCTATTTATGAATCATGGCAAGCAGGTGCAGCGATTGCTCATATTCATGTTCGTGACGAAGACGGAATTCCGACTTTAGATTTAGATAAGTATCGTGAAGTAAGAAGACTATTAGAAGAAAAGAATTGTGATATTATTATCAACTTTACAACTGCTGGTGGAGAACTGAAAGATGTAACAAAAAGATTTCCAGTTGTTGAATTGCAACCTGAGATTGCTTCCTATGATGCAGGGTCTTTCAATATCGGACCAAATGTATTTATCCATACGCCTGCCATGCTAGAGCAATTAGCAGAGAAAATGTTGGAAAACAATGTGAAACCAGAACTTGAAGTGTTCGATGTTGGGATGATTCATAATGCCTTACGCGTCGCTAAAAAAGGACTAATTAAACCGCCTTACTTTTTCCAATTTGTATTAGGGGCACAAGGTGGAATTCCTGCTACACCTGAAACTCTAATGTTTATGAGAGATAGTATTCCAGAAGACGCTATCTGGTCGGCTATTGGAGCGAGTAAAGATCAGCTAATGATTAACACCATGACTATTCTACTTGGCGGACATGTTCGTGTAGGTATGGAAGATGCTGTGTATTTCCGCAAGGGGGAATTAGCAAAAACTAACGCTCAATTTGTAAAGAGAATTGTAGAATTAGCTGAAACACTAGGTCGCGAAGTGGCAACACCTGATGAGGCTAGAGAGATTCTAGGGTTAAAAGTAAAGAAGCCTGCAAATTCTTAA
- a CDS encoding 3-hydroxybutyrate dehydrogenase — protein sequence MVQNRTVIVTGAAQGIGYAIAESFINNGDFVAIFDLNEEAAKSGAERLGNAKGYKVNVADEESVKMAIEQVIAERGTVDVLVNNAGVQHISPIEDFPVEKWDLLIDVMLKGTFLTTKYVIPAMKKQNKGRIINISSAHGRMPDAYKSAYCAAKYGQVGFTQVTALETAKFGITCNAIMPGPVRTELIEKQLPKLAEQDGTTVEEALNHHILGKQWMKRLLEPSEIGAIAVFLASDGAAAITGEGIGVTGGS from the coding sequence ATGGTACAAAATCGTACAGTAATTGTTACCGGTGCAGCACAGGGCATTGGATATGCAATCGCAGAATCCTTTATTAACAATGGAGATTTTGTTGCTATCTTTGATTTAAATGAAGAAGCAGCTAAAAGCGGGGCTGAAAGATTAGGAAATGCAAAGGGCTATAAAGTAAACGTAGCAGACGAAGAAAGCGTAAAAATGGCTATTGAACAAGTCATTGCTGAACGTGGAACGGTCGACGTATTAGTTAACAATGCAGGAGTTCAACATATTTCTCCAATCGAAGACTTTCCGGTAGAAAAATGGGATCTTTTAATAGACGTTATGTTGAAAGGAACATTCTTAACAACAAAATACGTGATTCCTGCAATGAAAAAACAAAATAAAGGTCGTATTATCAATATTTCTTCGGCTCACGGCAGAATGCCTGATGCTTATAAATCTGCCTATTGTGCAGCGAAATATGGACAAGTTGGTTTCACTCAGGTGACAGCATTAGAAACTGCTAAATTTGGTATTACTTGCAATGCGATTATGCCTGGACCAGTACGTACAGAATTAATCGAAAAACAATTGCCAAAACTTGCAGAACAAGATGGAACTACTGTAGAAGAAGCTCTAAATCATCACATCCTAGGCAAACAATGGATGAAACGTCTTCTTGAACCTTCAGAAATAGGCGCTATAGCTGTATTCTTAGCTTCAGATGGCGCGGCAGCCATCACTGGTGAAGGAATCGGTGTTACAGGCGGTAGCTAA
- a CDS encoding ankyrin repeat domain-containing protein, producing MDNKEKAIKIYDLIKNGDIEQAKEIIITDNSLLDFVTPFGTWLHVAARGGKLDMIKFLVESGMDININEGVPKSAPIAHAASEGEFSIVEYLFDNGAILDVSDPNRNPLFSAIYGGHLDIVKYLVQNGIDITVKYTGDTMKDMGAYEFAVERGQIEIAEYLKQKMDEKE from the coding sequence ATGGATAATAAGGAAAAGGCAATAAAAATCTATGATTTAATTAAGAATGGTGATATAGAACAAGCGAAAGAGATAATTATTACTGATAATAGTTTGCTTGATTTTGTAACACCATTTGGAACATGGCTACATGTTGCAGCTAGAGGTGGTAAACTTGATATGATAAAATTTCTAGTTGAATCTGGTATGGATATTAACATAAATGAAGGTGTACCAAAGTCAGCGCCTATTGCACATGCAGCTAGTGAGGGTGAGTTTAGTATTGTAGAGTACTTATTTGATAATGGTGCAATATTAGATGTTAGTGACCCAAATAGAAATCCACTATTCTCGGCGATTTATGGTGGGCACCTTGATATTGTAAAGTATCTTGTTCAGAATGGGATTGATATTACGGTTAAGTATACAGGGGATACAATGAAAGATATGGGAGCTTATGAATTTGCTGTTGAAAGAGGGCAAATAGAAATTGCTGAATATTTAAAACAGAAGATGGATGAAAAAGAATAA
- a CDS encoding SMI1/KNR4 family protein: MGFVTVEKFIKKYEEDDDFTGGISEEKINDIEEQLHVLLPESYKWFLRKYGSGGIFGINILGHGLVSATVVETTNDYKKYYGLEDGIVVIIHVDAFAYCLDTNKMNNGECPVISWDMDSGSYDSQEANNFLEFLWEYLNEKKENWEEDEEDW; the protein is encoded by the coding sequence ATGGGCTTTGTGACGGTTGAGAAATTTATTAAGAAATATGAGGAGGATGATGATTTCACTGGTGGTATAAGCGAAGAAAAAATTAACGACATTGAGGAGCAACTTCATGTATTGCTACCTGAGAGTTACAAGTGGTTTTTAAGAAAATACGGATCAGGCGGTATATTTGGTATAAATATTCTAGGTCATGGTTTAGTAAGTGCAACAGTAGTAGAAACCACTAATGATTATAAAAAGTATTATGGATTAGAAGATGGAATTGTAGTAATCATTCATGTAGATGCCTTTGCATATTGTTTAGATACAAATAAGATGAATAACGGCGAATGTCCAGTTATATCATGGGATATGGATAGCGGTAGCTATGATTCCCAAGAAGCTAATAATTTTTTAGAATTCCTTTGGGAGTATTTAAATGAAAAAAAGGAAAACTGGGAAGAAGATGAAGAAGATTGGTGA
- a CDS encoding YwqI/YxiC family protein: MSNEIKIKQDEIAQAISKLESSTNALHTSFSSSIGGNNVLTAVLKWNDLNQALEQVVESYKGLLRQNGEATRQSVQFMADSDKQLSSHKIMR, from the coding sequence ATGAGTAATGAAATTAAAATCAAGCAAGATGAGATAGCACAAGCAATTTCTAAGCTGGAGTCCTCTACAAATGCTCTTCATACTTCTTTTTCTTCCTCAATCGGTGGCAATAACGTTCTAACAGCAGTCCTGAAATGGAACGACCTAAATCAGGCTTTAGAACAAGTGGTAGAATCCTATAAAGGCTTATTACGGCAAAACGGAGAAGCAACTCGTCAATCTGTTCAGTTTATGGCGGATTCAGACAAGCAGCTTTCATCTCATAAGATAATGAGATAA
- a CDS encoding TetR/AcrR family transcriptional regulator has protein sequence MSKSKLTSRDIKAVETKSRIFQTAYKLISEKEYENVSISDICKSADVSIGAFYHHYKGKDDILLEIYSQADKHYNESLSGKKFHNYTTKLETYITSYFEYSANTTGYNILKHIFRSDNRLFQMEDRPLMKNLLNIIEAGQKSSEFRTDKSANELFEFVLVTIRGVIFNWCVNEGTEDLLQKQKLFTEFILLCLKNNSTEQNDEL, from the coding sequence ATGTCTAAATCAAAATTAACAAGTCGTGACATTAAAGCAGTTGAAACTAAATCACGTATTTTTCAAACTGCATACAAGCTCATTTCAGAAAAAGAATATGAAAACGTTTCTATTTCTGATATTTGTAAGAGTGCAGATGTCTCCATTGGAGCTTTCTATCATCATTACAAAGGAAAAGATGATATATTATTAGAAATCTATAGCCAAGCAGATAAACATTACAACGAATCACTAAGCGGAAAAAAATTCCACAACTATACGACGAAATTGGAAACCTATATTACATCATATTTCGAGTACAGTGCTAATACTACAGGATATAACATACTCAAACATATATTCCGCTCTGATAACAGATTATTCCAAATGGAAGATCGACCTTTAATGAAAAACCTTCTTAATATTATTGAAGCTGGTCAAAAAAGTTCAGAATTCCGCACAGATAAATCAGCTAATGAACTATTTGAATTTGTCTTAGTAACAATAAGGGGAGTTATTTTCAACTGGTGCGTGAATGAAGGAACAGAAGATTTATTGCAGAAGCAAAAGCTATTTACGGAATTTATTCTTCTATGTCTCAAAAATAATAGCACAGAGCAAAACGATGAGTTATAG
- a CDS encoding MFS transporter produces MNSISQSIERTTIKKTMTRILPFVLICYIIAYLDRVNLGFAALEMNADLALSAEVFGLLSGIFFIGYFLFEIPSNLIMHKVGAKVWIARIMITWGLITILTAFVQSATHLYIVRFLMGIAEAGFFPGIILYFTYWFRSQERGRASAILTLALPIGTIIGAPLSTWIMDNIAWNGMAGWRWMFILEGIPAIILGVIVLFYLTNRPKDAKWLTDEEKNWLENELDRERRQSLAVNKATKLDMIKDSKVWKLAFIYFAHYTSMYGLGFWLPSIVKSFAASSSNMEIGWLTIIPALVGIPSMLLFAWSSDKRKEHRKHLIGSLLIAGVCFILSGFADSATMTITLIAFAAIGLYGFIGTFFSFMTLFFTESTAPAGIAMVNAFASLGGFVGPMIFGQLAISTGMFTLGTLIILGGAVILTLKKKGLSVVSEKEAEVKTIS; encoded by the coding sequence ATGAATTCAATAAGTCAATCCATTGAGCGTACAACAATTAAAAAGACAATGACACGCATACTACCATTTGTCTTGATATGTTATATCATTGCGTATTTAGACCGTGTGAATTTAGGGTTTGCTGCTTTAGAAATGAACGCAGACCTGGCACTATCCGCAGAAGTTTTTGGTTTATTGTCAGGTATTTTCTTTATTGGCTATTTCTTATTTGAAATACCAAGTAATTTGATTATGCACAAAGTCGGAGCGAAAGTCTGGATTGCCCGAATTATGATTACATGGGGTCTTATCACGATTCTCACAGCATTTGTGCAATCGGCTACACATTTGTATATTGTCCGTTTTTTAATGGGAATTGCTGAGGCAGGCTTCTTCCCAGGGATTATTTTATATTTTACTTATTGGTTCCGAAGCCAAGAAAGAGGGCGTGCTTCTGCAATTCTTACGTTGGCTTTACCAATTGGTACTATTATAGGGGCCCCCCTTTCAACTTGGATTATGGACAATATTGCATGGAATGGGATGGCGGGTTGGAGATGGATGTTTATTCTTGAAGGAATTCCGGCCATTATTTTGGGGGTTATCGTATTATTTTACTTAACGAATCGTCCGAAAGATGCTAAATGGTTAACAGATGAAGAAAAAAATTGGCTGGAAAATGAACTAGATAGAGAAAGACGTCAAAGCCTTGCGGTAAATAAAGCAACGAAATTAGACATGATTAAAGATTCAAAGGTATGGAAGTTAGCGTTTATTTACTTTGCGCATTATACATCGATGTACGGCCTTGGCTTTTGGCTTCCTAGCATCGTTAAATCATTTGCTGCTAGTTCTAGTAATATGGAAATTGGTTGGTTGACCATTATACCGGCACTAGTTGGGATTCCTTCTATGTTACTCTTCGCATGGAGTTCAGACAAAAGAAAGGAACATCGGAAACATTTGATTGGAAGTCTTCTTATTGCAGGAGTGTGTTTTATCCTGTCTGGTTTTGCAGATAGTGCAACGATGACCATTACCTTGATTGCCTTTGCGGCCATTGGACTGTACGGGTTTATAGGCACCTTTTTCTCCTTTATGACGCTATTTTTTACAGAATCGACTGCACCAGCCGGTATCGCAATGGTTAATGCATTTGCGAGTTTGGGGGGCTTTGTTGGCCCAATGATCTTTGGACAGTTAGCTATTTCAACCGGGATGTTCACGCTTGGTACGTTAATTATTCTTGGTGGTGCGGTTATTCTAACGTTGAAGAAAAAAGGATTAAGTGTTGTAAGTGAAAAAGAGGCTGAGGTAAAAACTATTTCTTAA
- a CDS encoding YceI family protein → MAKWTVDQSHSSVGFEVKHMMVSKVKGQFDSYTADVEAADLADLTTASIAFKFDVASINTRSEDRDNHLKSADFFDVETYPTIDFKSTNITKAGDDYKVTGDLTIKGVTKPVTFDVEFGGKGTNPWGVEVYGFEATAKINREEFDLTWNAALETGGVLVGKDIRIKVELEINPAA, encoded by the coding sequence ATGGCAAAATGGACAGTAGACCAATCACACTCAAGCGTAGGGTTTGAAGTAAAACATATGATGGTATCAAAAGTAAAAGGACAATTCGATTCTTATACAGCAGACGTAGAAGCTGCAGATTTAGCAGATTTAACTACAGCTTCAATTGCATTCAAATTTGACGTTGCAAGCATCAACACACGCAGCGAAGATCGTGATAACCACTTAAAATCAGCAGACTTTTTTGATGTAGAAACATATCCAACAATTGATTTTAAATCAACAAACATTACAAAAGCTGGAGATGATTACAAAGTAACTGGTGACTTAACTATTAAAGGTGTAACAAAACCAGTAACTTTTGATGTTGAATTTGGTGGTAAAGGTACGAACCCATGGGGTGTAGAAGTGTACGGATTTGAAGCAACAGCTAAAATTAACCGTGAAGAGTTCGATCTTACTTGGAATGCAGCACTTGAAACAGGTGGCGTACTTGTAGGGAAAGACATTAGAATCAAAGTTGAATTAGAAATCAACCCAGCAGCATAA
- a CDS encoding DUF5082 domain-containing protein, with product MSLAYYYQLLGEKQHQLQRLQTCNSQLQECQQEFIYYERTITKPELSRETWQGMLAAKFDTIRMEGMLARYRDMENQQFSAAFTVLSDKMQIIENEISAIKQIIATLEAELAAERTKSK from the coding sequence ATGTCTTTAGCTTATTACTATCAACTTTTAGGTGAAAAGCAGCATCAACTTCAGAGACTTCAGACTTGTAATAGTCAGTTGCAGGAATGCCAACAAGAATTTATTTATTATGAAAGAACGATTACAAAACCTGAACTCTCTAGAGAAACTTGGCAAGGAATGTTAGCAGCCAAGTTTGATACTATCCGAATGGAAGGGATGCTTGCTAGATACCGTGATATGGAAAATCAACAATTCAGTGCAGCTTTTACGGTATTAAGTGACAAAATGCAAATCATAGAAAATGAAATAAGTGCTATCAAACAGATTATTGCAACCCTAGAAGCAGAGCTCGCTGCTGAACGGACAAAAAGTAAATAA
- a CDS encoding NADPH-dependent FMN reductase yields the protein MGFLNKLFGAGQKEEETMTKLNIGIILGSTREGRVSPQVGAWVKELADKRGDANYTIIDIADYKLPLLGEEGGDTSGAAAWSEIIAAQDGFVFIVQEYNHSITGALKNALDYLREEWNNKAAGIVSYGSVGGARAAEHLRGILGELLVADVRVHPALSLFTDFENGTDFKPKAVQEDSVNQMLDQLIPWSKALFTIR from the coding sequence ATGGGATTTTTAAATAAATTATTTGGAGCTGGACAAAAGGAGGAAGAAACAATGACAAAATTAAACATTGGTATTATTTTAGGATCTACACGTGAAGGGCGCGTAAGTCCACAAGTTGGTGCATGGGTAAAAGAATTAGCAGACAAACGCGGTGACGCAAACTACACAATTATCGATATCGCAGATTACAAATTACCATTACTAGGTGAAGAAGGCGGAGATACTTCAGGCGCAGCAGCATGGTCTGAAATTATCGCAGCTCAAGACGGCTTCGTATTTATCGTTCAAGAATATAACCACTCAATTACAGGGGCACTTAAAAATGCATTAGATTATTTACGTGAAGAGTGGAACAACAAAGCGGCTGGCATTGTATCTTACGGTTCGGTAGGCGGTGCTCGTGCGGCAGAACACTTACGTGGTATTTTAGGTGAATTGTTAGTTGCAGATGTTCGCGTACATCCAGCATTATCTTTATTCACTGATTTTGAAAACGGTACTGACTTTAAACCAAAAGCAGTTCAAGAAGATTCAGTAAATCAAATGTTAGATCAATTAATTCCTTGGTCAAAAGCATTATTTACAATTCGCTAA
- a CDS encoding YokU family protein has translation METCPWCEEGTLSSVADTVYWELPDGTRAVEITETPSVLCDHCQALFQSDETVKEIEDQLFLIDTKQLGKQTKYEDLLKMKRLLKRNYFDFSE, from the coding sequence ATGGAAACTTGCCCTTGGTGTGAGGAAGGCACTCTTTCCTCTGTCGCCGATACAGTCTACTGGGAATTGCCGGATGGAACACGAGCGGTCGAAATTACGGAAACACCGTCCGTTCTTTGCGACCACTGTCAGGCGTTGTTCCAAAGCGATGAAACGGTAAAGGAAATTGAAGATCAATTGTTTTTAATTGATACGAAGCAGTTAGGGAAGCAGACGAAGTATGAAGACTTATTGAAGATGAAGAGGTTGTTGAAGCGGAATTATTTTGATTTTAGTGAGTGA